The following nucleotide sequence is from Populus nigra chromosome 15, ddPopNigr1.1, whole genome shotgun sequence.
tttggtataatccataatttaacataaatcaacagtaattctaacaaaataatttttgttaattcacaatcaacaacaacccaaaatcattgattatttaaaaaataataattatcaacttaaattatatctaattaacctaattataaaaaatcctaaatttttttaaaaatctgtaATTTAAAATCCTAACATTGtatgaaatcaaattaacacGCATTAGcataaattacatcaaattgATAGAGGGAAAACTTTTAATATACCTCTAAATGTAGAATGTGGGTGATGGTGGTGATTGGTGGTGGATGTTTTAGCCGGAAATTGGTAGAGCCACGGTGAGGAGAGAGGGGGGATCTCGAGCTAGAGAGAGACGGGTGATCCCATGGTGTTTTGGGTGTGTTTCGTGGtatggaaagagagagagagagagagagagagagagagagagagagagaggttgttGACGATGAATAAAGGGGAGAGATGGGTGGCTGTaaggggagagggagagagacagagagagagaggggaggaggaggaggaaagaagaggagaaagaggaagaaatgAGCTATGGgtgttaatttcaaataaaattattaatattatctaCAACTCGTGTGTCGCAAATgttatctataaaataaaaatcacaaataacaATTGTGgctcataaaattataaaatatctcCAAATATCTCCTCTATTGTATtactttatctatttttttactatgctaaaaaacacagaaaaaaaaaagcctcctAAAACGACGCAATCTGTATCCAATCCAATGCCTTTCCTTACATTTCCTCCTCTCCACTTTCCTTGCATTAGATTCTACTACAAAACAAAACACTGATTTGTTTCGCAGTTTTGcttcccttttgttttatagAATCGAAAAAAAGATCGAAGCGAAAGCGGCGGTGCAGCCAAGACAACTTTCCATTCTTGCATTATTAACaagtattaaaagaaatttaaaacactGATTCTCAAATATTCGCTTGCTTTGGgattttatagataaataaatgtAGAATAATAGTACCGTAGATAGATAAAGATAACAAAATTTTccattcctttttcttcccttctttttatttttcttttggaaatctctctctctctctctctttcgcTTTCAGTTTTCTTTCCCAGCTCCGGAAACCTCCAATTATGGCGTTTCTCCTCCCTGTTCGCagcatttgatttcttttacaGGTACGTATATACATGCATGCAAACTAATGGGTTTACAAAACCTTGGTATTTGGATTCAaaacttgatttattaatattaatggtgCCTTGTTTGTCTTATGTCTTGAATTTTgagggatatttttttatttgtctgtaTAAATTACTTCACGGGGCTTAAGCTGACGAGGGATGTCATATGATGTGAAAGTTGAATTCTTTATCTGAAagagacatttttatttttttttgtacttagAGATCTTATGCTGATAGTTGTGACAACTGTTGTTGGGAAAAGATTCAGAATTTATATGTTTAATGATGTAaaagaaaattgtgttttgttatgttttatttatttcattcaatCTTGAAAACTTTCCCAATTAGTAGTCAACGATTGCCAGCTAGAATGAATACATACCATAGTGAACATTTTTATGAATGCCCAGCAATTTATGTAGAGAATTGAAAATTTGATATCCATACCACCAGTAGCATAGATGGGTCCCATTGTTGAGATTATTATGCCTTTGTATGGGGGTTTTGATttctgaaattattattttcaatttctaccTTTGATAGGGTAAAATCTCAACCTTTTAGATCTATTGGATGATTTTCTTCATGTTCTAGACAAAACTAGATTGCCCGTATGATTCTCAGCTGGAGAATGTCACGAAGAGTCAATTAATTGAATTTCTAGATCTAAATATAATACAAGAAATACAATTCTAGTTGATAAAATAAgcttcattttgattttaaatgccACTACTTGTTTCTTTCTGAAGGATAGACATCAGAGTACTTAAATGAGTCCTCTTTTAGTGACATGAACAGATCAGTATGTATGTTTCTCTTATCATGCTATAGTCAGGGCTCTCTCTCCTTCTGTTTTGTTTGTAGAATCGGAAGATAGCTTTATTTTCACTCTATAGTTCAAAGGAGCGGTTGAAATCCTTGGTAATATTGGTTTGGCCTGCTCTAAAATATTCTCTGGACCTTTTCAGAATAAAGAATTTAACAGATCTTGTACTGTTAACTTGTTGAAGAACATTTCTTGTTTTAAGTAGCTTTTCTTAATAAAAACCAGTTTTTTGCGTTTCCAATCACCCCTGTAGGCTCTGTAATCTATTGCATTAAACTAAGAAGTTGACAGTTTAATTCGGTGTTGTTGCTTTTCAATCAAAGCACTTTTATGCATGGCAGATTTGTATGTTGTTTATTCTGAGTTCATATTCTGTGAGAGTGATACAAAGAAATTGGATTAACTGAGGGAGGTATGAATACTCTGCCTTGTAAATTTGGAGGTATGATGGGAAGTTGTGTCTTGATTATTTCATTTTTGGTTTCCCGTATAAGAGCTTTGGGGCTCTTCTACACTCCAGTTTGGCTCTTCAGAATGTATTGTGCCTAACAGATGACAAACATTTGATTGTGAGCTAATCTGTTAGTTGTAGTTCTGAAACTTGTTGATATTATAACATGGATAGCATTTTCTAAACTAGAAATTGACCTGATCATAAACTTTGATTGCCTAGTTAATTACAAATTTTAGCATTTGATGCGGATAATTCTTTGTTCGTGAGAGGTTGCATGACAATtgaattatttaactttttttatgacTTCTTATTAACATTTGCATGCCTATTGCATGGAAATGCAGTGGAAGATCATATGATGTGACTTGTATGTCTGGAATCAAACACTCTGAATTCAATTCTGGGATATTTTTCACTGTTGTGGTAAACATTTGGAAATGGATGACAATAGTGGCAGCAAGTTGACTGGAATTCGCCAGATTGTTAGGCTAAAGGAAATTCTCCAAAAGTGGCAATCTTTAACGGTCGGCTCAAAAGAAACCAGCCCTCCCTCTGATCAATCCCCCTGTGGCATTTCACCAGCAATAAATAAGAGGCTGAACAGTGTTACGTGTTGTGATTCTGATGAGGAGAGTTGCCACAGTCCAGAACCGCCAGCTGATGTACCCAAAGGGTATCTGGCGGTTTATGTTGGACCAGAGCTTCGGAGGTTTATCATCCCAACTAGCTACCTTAGCCACTCCCTGTTCAAGGTTTTGCTGGTAAAGGTTGAAGAGGAGTTTGGGTTTGATCATACTGGTGCGCTTACTATCCCTTGTGAAATTGAGACCTTTAAGTTTCTCCTACAGTGCATGGAGAACCATCCAAAAGACCATGAAGATGAAGGCCCTGGTAagggttatttatttatttgttgaagaTAAAAATGCATCCACTATCAGTGTGATCCATGAATTGCTTGTCTTTAGTATTGTCACCTCTATCACTGAAGTTTCTTAGGTGATTTTGCAGCTGAAGATGCTTTTACTGTTGAAGAGTAATCGCACTGGTCTCTTTGGTCCAGATTTTGTCTAAAGCAGGTTGTCCTTGTAGGCACGTATAACTCTTCTTTTGTCCCTTtttattgacaaaaacaaaataaataaataaataaaaggaaattttaGTTAGATTCGCAGATGTGTTTTAGATTTTACAGTTCTGTTCTGTGTTTTGGGATGTGATCTTACATTTTATGTCTAATATAAGACAGACTTGTATGTTAAGCAAAATTGCACAActagtatttgttttatatatatatatatatatatatatatatatatatatatatatatatcttatgaAGTTGCCAACATTCATTAGAATTTGTCGTCAGCTTGCTTTCATTAGACTTGTGTTCTGCAAATAGTTACCGAAAGAAATATAGAACTTGGGCCAAGATCCCAATGCGTCTTGCCATTCAGTTAACAATCTGTGTCATGAAGCCTATAAAAAGTTCATCGCATCCCATTTACCATATGCTT
It contains:
- the LOC133674227 gene encoding protein SMALL AUXIN UP-REGULATED RNA 54-like isoform X1; this translates as MDDNSGSKLTGIRQIVRLKEILQKWQSLTVGSKETSPPSDQSPCGISPAINKRLNSVTCCDSDEESCHSPEPPADVPKGYLAVYVGPELRRFIIPTSYLSHSLFKVLLVKVEEEFGFDHTGALTIPCEIETFKFLLQCMENHPKDHEDEGPGDFAAEDAFTVEE
- the LOC133674227 gene encoding protein SMALL AUXIN UP-REGULATED RNA 10-like isoform X2, producing MDDNSGSKLTGIRQIVRLKEILQKWQSLTVGSKETSPPSDQSPCGISPAINKRLNSVTCCDSDEESCHSPEPPADVPKGYLAVYVGPELRRFIIPTSYLSHSLFKVLLVKVEEEFGFDHTGALTIPCEIETFKFLLQCMENHPKDHEDEGPAEDAFTVEE